The following are from one region of the Candidatus Rokuibacteriota bacterium genome:
- a CDS encoding DEAD/DEAH box helicase family protein has product MNEADTCRKQVVPLLQAAGWDDEPHSIAEQRTITDGRIIPVGKGFVRKPPKRVDYLLRYTRDFPLAVVEAKAAYKAAADGLQQAKDYAGMLGLKFAYATNGDEIIEFDYTTGLEQTRADYPTPDQLWQRYRTAAGLTDPNAAAQLLTPFNHTVRQGERYYQQIAVNRVVEGILNARRRLLITMATGTGKTAVAFQICWKLWTARWNRTGEHRRPRILYLADRNILVDYPKDGIFAAFGDARSKIESGEVVKSREMYFAIYQALAEDERRAGLFRSFPADFFDLVIVDECHRGSARDDSSWRTILEYFEPAFQLGMTATPLRDDNRDTYLYFGNPIYEYSLRQGIDDGFLAPYRVHRVITEWDAAGWRPSKDEVDRYGRPIPDDEYQTKDFERVVALRARTQAIARHLTDFLKKTDRFAKTIVFCVDQEHASEMRAALSNLSSDLVMRYPDYVCRVTADEGDIGRGHLGRFQDVDTQVPAILTTSQLLTTGVDVPTCKNVVLARVVSSMSEFKQIIGRGSRVRDDYGKLWFNIIDYTGSATRLFADPDFDGDPARLTEEELAGDGSVRAVHETPAPYDPTEPDGKPEIVEPPAEERRKFYFDGGRVEVAAHLVYELDPDGKQLRVVRYTDYAAEKVRMLCPTAPELRAQWADPAKRSEIIRRLEERGISFTELAEAAHQPEADPFDLLCHLAFNAPLRTRRERAQRLRETRKDFFDRYAPEARQVLDELVEKYAEHGDAQFVLPDVLHVPPLSRHGTVAEIVKLFGGAEQLRTAVTELQAQLYAA; this is encoded by the coding sequence ATGAACGAAGCCGACACCTGCCGCAAGCAAGTCGTGCCCCTTCTTCAGGCGGCCGGTTGGGACGACGAGCCGCATTCCATCGCCGAGCAACGCACGATCACGGACGGCCGCATCATTCCGGTTGGTAAGGGCTTTGTCCGCAAGCCGCCAAAGCGCGTGGACTACTTGCTGCGCTACACGCGCGACTTTCCGCTCGCGGTCGTCGAGGCGAAGGCCGCCTACAAGGCCGCGGCCGACGGGTTGCAGCAGGCGAAGGACTATGCCGGGATGCTCGGATTGAAATTCGCCTACGCGACCAACGGGGACGAGATCATCGAATTCGACTACACAACCGGGCTGGAGCAGACCCGGGCCGACTATCCGACGCCCGATCAGCTCTGGCAGCGCTACCGCACGGCCGCCGGTCTCACCGATCCGAATGCGGCGGCCCAGCTCCTCACACCGTTCAACCACACGGTCCGTCAGGGCGAGCGTTACTATCAGCAGATCGCGGTCAACCGCGTGGTAGAGGGGATCCTCAATGCCCGGCGCCGATTGCTCATCACGATGGCGACCGGTACCGGTAAGACTGCCGTGGCGTTCCAGATCTGCTGGAAGCTCTGGACCGCCCGCTGGAACCGTACCGGTGAACATCGCCGGCCCAGGATCCTCTACCTCGCCGACCGCAACATTCTCGTCGACTATCCGAAGGACGGCATCTTCGCGGCGTTCGGCGATGCGCGCTCCAAGATCGAGTCCGGCGAGGTGGTGAAGAGCCGCGAGATGTACTTCGCGATCTACCAGGCACTTGCCGAGGACGAGCGGCGCGCCGGGTTGTTCCGGTCCTTCCCGGCCGACTTCTTCGATCTCGTCATCGTGGACGAGTGCCACCGCGGCAGCGCGCGCGACGACAGCTCGTGGCGCACGATCCTCGAGTACTTTGAGCCGGCGTTCCAGCTCGGCATGACCGCGACGCCCCTTCGCGACGACAACCGCGACACCTACCTCTACTTCGGCAACCCCATCTACGAGTACAGCCTACGGCAGGGCATCGACGACGGCTTCCTCGCGCCCTACCGCGTGCACCGGGTGATCACCGAGTGGGACGCGGCCGGCTGGCGGCCAAGCAAGGATGAGGTGGACCGCTACGGCCGGCCGATCCCCGACGACGAATACCAGACCAAGGACTTCGAGCGTGTGGTGGCGCTGCGGGCCCGTACCCAGGCGATTGCGCGGCACCTTACCGACTTCCTCAAGAAGACCGACCGCTTCGCCAAGACGATCGTGTTCTGCGTGGACCAGGAGCACGCCAGCGAGATGCGCGCGGCGCTCTCCAACCTCAGCAGCGACCTGGTGATGCGGTACCCGGACTATGTCTGCCGCGTCACCGCCGACGAGGGCGACATCGGACGCGGTCACCTCGGGCGGTTTCAGGATGTTGACACCCAGGTACCGGCGATTCTGACCACGTCCCAGTTGCTCACCACGGGCGTGGACGTGCCCACGTGCAAGAACGTGGTGCTCGCCCGCGTGGTGAGCTCCATGAGCGAGTTCAAGCAGATCATCGGGCGCGGCAGCCGCGTGCGCGACGACTACGGCAAGCTCTGGTTCAACATCATCGACTACACCGGCTCGGCCACGCGGCTCTTCGCCGACCCGGATTTTGATGGTGACCCGGCGCGGCTGACCGAGGAAGAGCTCGCGGGGGATGGCTCGGTCCGTGCCGTTCACGAAACGCCCGCGCCTTACGATCCAACCGAGCCAGACGGGAAGCCGGAGATCGTCGAGCCGCCGGCCGAGGAGCGGCGGAAGTTCTACTTCGACGGCGGCCGTGTCGAGGTGGCGGCACACCTCGTCTATGAGCTGGACCCGGACGGCAAGCAACTCCGCGTGGTCCGCTACACGGACTACGCCGCTGAAAAGGTTCGCATGCTCTGCCCGACCGCGCCGGAGCTTCGGGCCCAGTGGGCCGACCCGGCGAAGCGGTCCGAGATCATCCGGCGGCTGGAGGAGCGCGGCATCAGCTTCACCGAGCTAGCCGAGGCCGCCCATCAGCCCGAGGCCGATCCGTTCGATCTGCTCTGCCATCTGGCGTTCAACGCTCCATTACGCACCCGCCGGGAGCGGGCGCAGCGGCTCCGCGAAACTCGCAAGGACTTCTTCGACCGCTACGCTCCCGAGGCCCGTCAGGTGCTGGACGAGCTGGTCGAGAAGTACGCTGAACACGGCGACGCCCAGTTCGTCCTGCCCGACGTGCTCCACGTTCCGCCGCTCTCGCGGCACGGCACCGTCGCGGAGATCGTCAAGCTCTTCGGCGGCGCCGAACAGCTCCGCACCGCGGTGACCGAGCTCCAGGCCCAACTCTATGCGGCGTAG
- a CDS encoding class I SAM-dependent DNA methyltransferase: MRRRAKGPTAPAPTTAQSLGSLIKSARDIMRKDKGLNGDLDRLPLLTWIMFLKFLDDLELQREEEASLARKKFRPALEAPYRWRDWAANPQGVTGDELLAFINQDETVRPDGTRGPGLFAYLRALTSANGDDRRDVIATVFRGVDNRMKSGYLLRDVINKIAGIHFTSSEELHTLGALYESLLREMRDAAGDSGEFYTPRPVVRFMVAVTDPRLGETVLDPASGTGGFLVEAFNHLGAQVKTVADRATLQRRSLSGCEPKPLPYLLCQMNLLLHGLDAPEIDPGNALRHKLSEIGEKERVDVIVTNPPFGGEEEKGVQGNFPEDRQTAETALLFLQLIMRKLRRRPTSAGLPARAAVVVPNGTLFGDGVCARIKEELLKEFNLHTIVRLPNGVFAPYTSIPTNLLFFDRSGPTQDVWYYEHPLPEGRKNYTKTTPIQFEEFTACQAWWTHRKENERAWKVPATELLASNCNLDRKNPRAKEDIAHLPPEQIAASILEKEQRIAEIMGRIQKLLARSAES; encoded by the coding sequence ATGCGGCGTAGGGCAAAGGGCCCCACCGCTCCCGCTCCCACCACCGCCCAGTCGCTGGGGAGCCTGATCAAGTCCGCGCGCGACATCATGCGGAAGGACAAGGGACTCAACGGCGATCTCGACCGCCTGCCGCTGCTCACCTGGATCATGTTCCTCAAGTTCCTCGACGATCTGGAGTTACAGCGCGAGGAGGAGGCCTCACTCGCTCGGAAGAAGTTCCGGCCGGCCCTCGAGGCTCCCTACCGCTGGCGCGACTGGGCGGCCAACCCGCAGGGCGTCACCGGCGACGAGCTGCTGGCCTTCATCAATCAGGATGAGACCGTCCGCCCGGACGGCACGCGCGGGCCCGGGCTGTTCGCCTATCTGCGCGCGCTCACCAGCGCCAATGGCGACGACCGCCGCGACGTGATCGCCACTGTCTTTCGCGGCGTCGACAACCGCATGAAGAGCGGCTACTTGCTGCGCGACGTCATCAACAAGATCGCGGGCATCCATTTCACTTCGAGCGAGGAGCTGCACACCCTCGGCGCCCTCTACGAGTCCCTCCTGCGCGAGATGCGGGACGCGGCGGGGGACTCTGGCGAGTTCTACACGCCGCGCCCCGTGGTGCGCTTCATGGTGGCGGTGACCGACCCGCGCCTCGGCGAGACCGTGCTCGACCCGGCCTCCGGCACCGGCGGCTTCCTGGTCGAGGCGTTCAACCACCTCGGCGCACAGGTAAAAACCGTGGCAGACCGCGCAACGCTCCAGAGGCGCTCGCTCTCCGGCTGCGAGCCGAAGCCCCTGCCCTACCTGCTCTGTCAGATGAACCTGCTGTTGCACGGCCTCGATGCCCCAGAGATCGACCCCGGCAATGCCCTGCGCCACAAGCTCTCCGAGATCGGCGAGAAGGAGCGCGTGGACGTGATCGTCACCAATCCACCCTTTGGCGGCGAGGAAGAGAAGGGCGTCCAGGGTAATTTCCCCGAGGACCGGCAGACCGCGGAGACGGCGCTGCTCTTCCTCCAGCTCATCATGCGCAAACTCCGCCGCCGCCCCACGTCTGCCGGCCTGCCGGCACGCGCCGCCGTGGTCGTGCCCAATGGCACCCTCTTCGGCGACGGGGTCTGCGCCCGCATCAAGGAAGAGCTGCTCAAGGAGTTCAACCTCCACACCATCGTGCGCCTGCCCAACGGCGTGTTCGCGCCCTACACCAGCATTCCGACCAACCTGCTGTTCTTCGACCGCTCTGGGCCGACTCAAGACGTCTGGTACTACGAGCATCCGCTGCCCGAGGGCCGGAAGAACTACACGAAGACCACGCCCATCCAGTTCGAGGAGTTCACGGCCTGCCAGGCGTGGTGGACCCACCGGAAGGAGAACGAGCGCGCGTGGAAGGTTCCCGCCACCGAGCTACTCGCCAGCAACTGCAACCTTGACCGCAAGAACCCGCGCGCCAAGGAGGACATCGCCCACCTGCCGCCCGAGCAGATCGCCGCCAGCATCCTGGAGAAGGAACAGCGCATCGCGGAGATCATGGGGCGCATCCAAAAGCTGCTGGCTCGGAGCGCTGAGTCTTGA
- a CDS encoding restriction endonuclease subunit S has translation MKREWPKVRLGEVLRHRKEFVTIDDLTTYRRPRVQLHAQGIVLRDEVPGTLIKTKQQQVCRAGEFLVAEIDAKVGGFGVVPEALDGTIVSSHYFLFDLDEAKLERGFLDYFIRTLAFREQVEAQGSTNYAAIRPADVLGYEIPLPPLAEQRRVVARIEELAAQIHEACTLRHQTAEETEVLVASKVSHIFGNGQVEGWPGRTLGDYVLDDCYGTSEKTSDDSTGIPVLRMGNIQNGHLDLHDLKFLHLSEKERAKLILKQGDILVNRTNSADLVGKCAVFHVDRDFSFASYLIRLRVDQERAHPELVAAYINSPLGRAYMLSEKRQMTGQANVNATKLKALPIALPSLPEQRRILSELDALQVQVDAMRRVQTETTAELATLLPAVLDRAFKGEL, from the coding sequence ATGAAGAGGGAGTGGCCCAAGGTTCGGCTGGGGGAGGTGCTACGCCATCGTAAGGAGTTCGTGACGATTGACGACCTCACGACCTATCGCCGCCCACGGGTTCAATTGCACGCTCAGGGCATCGTTCTCCGCGACGAAGTTCCCGGCACACTCATCAAGACGAAGCAGCAGCAGGTGTGTCGAGCCGGAGAGTTCCTAGTCGCTGAAATCGATGCCAAGGTTGGTGGCTTCGGCGTGGTACCAGAGGCGCTCGATGGCACCATCGTCAGTAGTCACTATTTCCTCTTCGATCTTGACGAGGCCAAGCTAGAGCGCGGGTTCCTCGACTACTTCATTCGCACGCTGGCGTTTCGCGAGCAGGTTGAAGCACAGGGGTCCACGAACTATGCGGCGATCCGTCCGGCGGATGTTCTGGGCTACGAGATCCCGCTGCCGCCGCTTGCGGAGCAGCGCCGCGTGGTGGCGCGAATCGAGGAGCTGGCCGCCCAGATCCACGAGGCCTGCACCCTCCGCCACCAGACGGCAGAAGAAACGGAGGTATTGGTCGCTTCAAAGGTCTCCCATATTTTCGGAAATGGTCAAGTCGAAGGCTGGCCAGGGAGGACGCTCGGCGATTATGTGTTGGACGACTGCTACGGAACATCCGAGAAAACCTCTGACGACAGTACAGGCATTCCGGTACTTCGGATGGGAAACATACAGAACGGACACCTTGACCTCCACGATCTGAAGTTTCTTCATCTCTCCGAAAAGGAGCGCGCCAAGCTCATACTGAAGCAAGGAGATATTCTCGTAAACCGGACAAACAGCGCCGACCTCGTAGGGAAATGCGCGGTGTTTCATGTAGACAGAGACTTCTCGTTTGCGTCGTATCTCATTCGGCTGCGCGTCGATCAAGAACGTGCCCATCCGGAGCTTGTCGCTGCCTACATCAATTCACCACTTGGTCGGGCCTATATGCTCAGTGAAAAACGACAGATGACGGGACAGGCTAACGTCAACGCCACCAAGCTGAAGGCACTGCCGATCGCCCTTCCCTCACTTCCCGAGCAGCGCCGGATCCTGAGCGAGTTGGATGCGTTGCAGGTGCAGGTGGATGCGATGAGGCGCGTGCAAACCGAGACCACCGCCGAACTCGCGACCCTGCTTCCCGCTGTCCTCGACCGCGCCTTCAAGGGTGAGCTCTAG
- a CDS encoding creatininase family protein, whose translation MIRLAERTYEEAARLARDPKSVVVFPLGAIEEHGPHLPLLVDWLGAEELARVIAPYLRRAGWRPVLVPSMPYGASPLAEDWSGTVSLSTGTLRRVVGEIIRGLARHGFRRFVLTNYQADPGHLRAMALIKRSAERRGRMQVLFAGFAPDHSNAAMVNPRITALCRSPRPDREWHSGELETAMVLAVRPGLVRRALARRLPPAWIDVKRALAAGRTTFRKMNPKGRGYFGWPAAARAGTGRAALKLRARLISQDLISELQTWRPAAEQWIKEGKEAAHGTRLSCHCFRANEVRLLLGVIAYNLGTLLRRLALPLTIQSWSLTSLQQRLFKTGGRLIRHARYFVLQLAERHLTQRLFGQILGRTERLAGHPT comes from the coding sequence ATGATCCGGCTCGCCGAACGCACCTACGAAGAAGCTGCCAGGCTCGCCCGCGATCCGAAATCGGTGGTCGTGTTTCCGCTGGGCGCCATCGAGGAGCATGGTCCGCACCTTCCGCTGCTCGTGGACTGGCTGGGCGCGGAGGAGCTGGCGCGGGTGATCGCGCCCTACCTGCGGCGCGCGGGCTGGCGACCCGTGCTCGTGCCGTCGATGCCCTACGGCGCGAGCCCGCTCGCCGAGGATTGGAGCGGCACGGTGTCGCTCTCGACCGGGACGCTGCGGCGGGTGGTGGGGGAAATCATTCGCGGTCTCGCCCGCCACGGCTTCCGGCGGTTCGTGCTCACCAACTATCAGGCGGATCCAGGGCACCTCCGGGCCATGGCCCTCATCAAGCGCTCTGCCGAGCGGCGCGGTCGGATGCAGGTGCTCTTCGCCGGTTTCGCCCCAGACCACTCGAATGCGGCCATGGTCAATCCCCGCATCACGGCGCTCTGCCGGAGTCCGCGGCCGGATCGAGAGTGGCACTCGGGCGAGCTCGAGACGGCTATGGTGCTCGCCGTCCGCCCCGGGCTCGTTCGCCGCGCCCTCGCCCGCCGACTGCCGCCCGCCTGGATAGATGTGAAACGCGCGCTGGCGGCGGGCCGCACCACATTCAGAAAGATGAACCCAAAGGGCCGGGGATACTTCGGCTGGCCGGCGGCGGCGCGCGCCGGGACCGGCCGCGCCGCCCTCAAGCTCCGCGCCCGGTTGATCTCGCAGGATCTGATCTCCGAGCTCCAGACGTGGCGCCCGGCGGCGGAGCAGTGGATCAAGGAGGGCAAAGAAGCCGCCCATGGGACGCGCCTCTCTTGCCACTGCTTCCGGGCCAACGAGGTGCGGTTGCTCCTCGGGGTCATCGCCTACAATCTCGGCACCCTCCTGCGTCGGCTCGCTCTCCCCCTTACCATTCAGAGTTGGTCCCTGACGAGCCTCCAGCAGCGGCTGTTCAAGACCGGTGGTCGCCTGATCCGGCATGCTCGGTACTTCGTCCTCCAGCTGGCCGAACGCCACTTGACGCAGCGCCTCTTTGGGCAGATTCTCGGGCGTACCGAGCGGCTCGCGGGGCATCCGACGTGA